The proteins below come from a single Procambarus clarkii isolate CNS0578487 chromosome 26, FALCON_Pclarkii_2.0, whole genome shotgun sequence genomic window:
- the LOC123756807 gene encoding sodium-dependent multivitamin transporter yields the protein MVEFSFDWASGARGSFAWADYLVFSVMLVASLAIGIFYAVKSRHKANDEFLLGSRSLTCFPVSMSLLASYISSILVLGGPAEAYYHGLEWWYICGGQLALVAVALIFVPFFYEFRMTSMYEYLELRYASRWVRSVAGGMFVIQMLLYQAVVIYAPALALASVTDFPLWVSVITVGVIASVYTAFGGMKAVVWTDVLQLSVLLMGLVAIVVKGVADMGSFHHVWQVAVVNARAGPYTYGYAPLQRHTASNIVIGSLVMTMSQYACSQTAVQRYASMKNLTHVYMAIFLVIPLYVMLISLALIVGLVIFATYEGCDPLAAGLITKKDQILPFYVMDRLSSAPGLPGLFVACIFSGALSTISSGVNSQGAVTWEDVFAKIPRFAKLPKTTQAWLTKLLALGYGFLAVGLAFLAGNLGGVLQAAIAVISSVAGPLLAVFLMALFMPFTNSKGACTALIVGTGVALGFSFGATAIGLQPELLPTSTDACPANLTIPPPKDTIPLRVSDLQYPERVLGLSYTQLGPLGLLVGLVTGVLVSVATGMSGGRRLERSLVHPWVWWAVPDPDDLTAKVKALSYDNKMSSNF from the exons ATGGTCGAGTTTAGCTTCGACTGGGCTTCAGGAGCTCGCGGGAGCTTCGCTTGGGCGGACTACCTGGTCTTCAGCGTGATGCTGGTGGCGTCCTTGGCCATCGGGATCTTCTACGCCGTCAAGAGCCGCCATAAGGCCAACGATGAGTTCCTCCTGGGGAGTCGAAGCCTCACTTGCTTCCCGGTGTCCATGTCACTCCTCGCCTCCTACATCTCATCTATCCTCGTGCTTG gGGGACCGGCGGAGGCGTATTATCACGGCTTGGAGTGGTGGTACATCTGTGGAGGGCAGCTCGCTCTGGTGGCCGTCGCTCTCATATTTGTCCCGTTCTTCTATGAGTTCAGAATGACTtcgatgtatgag TACTTGGAGCTGCGGTACGCCTCCCGCTGGGTGAGGAGCGTGGCTGGGGGCATGTTTGTGATCCAGATGTTGCTGTACCAAGCTGTGGTCATCTACGCCCCGGCCCTCGCCCTCGCCTCCGTCACCGACTTCCCCCTCTGGGTCTCCGTCATCACCGTCGGCGTCATAGCCTCCGTCTACACAGCTTTT GGCGGCATGAAGGCCGTGGTGTGGACGGACGTGCTGCAACTGTCAGTGTTGCTGATGGGACTGGTggccatcgtggtgaagggcgtggCAGACATGGGCAGCTTTCACCACGTCTGGCAGGTGGCAGTTGTCAACGCCCGCGCTGGGCCCTACAC GTACGGATACGCGCCACTCCAGCGTCACACCGCCTCTAACATTGTAATTGGCAGTTTGGTGATGACTATGTCACAGTACGCCTGTTCTCAGACGGCTGTCCAGCGCTACGCCAGCATGAAGAACCTGACGCATGTTTATAT GGCCATCTTCCTGGTGATTCCTCTCTACGTCATGCTCATCTCCCTCGCACTGATAGTGG GTTTGGTGATATTCGCGACGTACGAGGGATGTGACCCCCTGGCGGCGGGTCTCATTACTAAGAAGGACCAGATCCTTCCCTTCTACGTCATGGACCGGCTGAGCTCAGCTCCTGGGCTCCCGGGGCTCTTCGTCGCCTGCATCTTCTCCGGCGCTCTCAG CACCATCTCCTCCGGGGTCAACTCACAAGGGGCCGTGACCTGGGAGGACGTCTTCGCTAAAATACCGAGATTCGCTAAGCTTCCGAAGACCACTCAAGCCTGGCTCACCAAGCTGTTGG CTCTGGGTTATGGGTTCCTGGCGGTGGGTCTGGCCTTCCTGGCAGGGAACTTGGGAGGAGTTCTTCAGGCAGCCATCGCTGTCATATCCTCCGTGGCTGGACCTCTGCTGGCGGTGTTCCTCATGGCTCTGTTTATGCCCTTCACTAATTCTAAG GGAGCCTGCACGGCGCTGATCGTGGGTACCGGGGTAGCGTTGGGCTTCAGCTTCGGGGCCACGGCCATTGGTCTCCAGCCGGAGCTGCTGCCCACCTCCACTGACGCCTGTCCGGCCAACCTCACCATCCCTCCACCCAAGGACACTATCCCACTCAG AGTGTCGGACCTGCAGTACCCGGAGAGGGTGCTTGGCCTCTCCTACACGCAGCTGGGGCCGCTGGGACTACTGGTGGGGCTCGTGACGGGCGTCCTCGTCAGCGTCGCCACAG GTATGTCTGGAGGGCGACGCCTGGAGAGGTCCTTGGTTCATCCCTGGGTGTGGTGGGCCGTGCCTGACCCCGACGACCTTACTGCTAAGGTCAAAGCTCTTTCCTATGATAACAAGATGTCATCCAATTTTTGA